A single window of Oncorhynchus keta strain PuntledgeMale-10-30-2019 chromosome 34, Oket_V2, whole genome shotgun sequence DNA harbors:
- the LOC118367361 gene encoding four and a half LIM domains protein 3-like yields the protein MSGDTAREVGFDCQIAKVHSTADITSGMEQVTMSDRFDCDNCKESLYGRKYIQADGGEGDSPYCIPCYDSLFANTCDECKELIGHDARELFYEDRHYHEHCFRCFRCDRSLADEPFTSQDEALLCNDCYCNEFSSKCVACDKTVMPGTRKLEYGGSTWHEGCFICHSCEQPIGSKSFIPDKDEHYCVSCYEDKFAPRCTRCKKALAKGGVTYRDEPWHKECFVCTGCKVQLAGQHFTSREDNPYCLKCFGSLYSKKCEACSKPITGFGGGKYISFEERQWHQPCFTCTECSVSLVGAGFFPNGEQILCRDCNTNSNL from the exons GGATGGAACAAGTGACGATGAGCGACCGGTTCGATTGCGACAACTGCAAGGAGTCCCTGTACGGACGCAAGTACATCCAGGCAGacgggggagagggggacagcCCCTACTGCATCCCCTGTTACGACAGCCTGTTCGCCAACACCTGCGACGAGTGCAAGGAGCTAATCGGCCATGACGCCAGG GAGCTGTTCTACGAGGACCGGCACTACCACGAGCACTGTTTCCGTTGTTTCCGCTGTGACCGCTCGCTGGCGGACGAGCCCTTCACCAGCCAGGACGAGGCCCTGCTGTGCAACGACTGCTACTGCAACGAGTTCTCGTCCAAGTGTGTGGCCTGTGACAAGACTGTCATGCCAG GCACGAGGAAGTTGGAGTATGGTGGCTCCACATGGCACGAGGGCTGTTTTATCTGCCACAGCTGTGAGCAGCCCATCGGCTCTAAGTCCTTCATCCCAGACAAGGATGAACACTACTGTGTGTCCTGCTATGAGGATAAGTTCGCCCCGCGCTGCACCCGCTGCAAAAAG gcCCTGGCTAAAGGGGGTGTGACATATCGGGATGAGCCATGGCACAAGGAGTGCTTTGTGTGTACGGGCTGCAAGGTGCAGCTGGCAGGGCAGCACTTCACCTCGCGCGAAGACAACCCCTACTGCCTCAAGTGCTTCGGCAGCCTATACTCTAAGAAGTGTGAGGCCTGCAGCAAGCCTATCACAG GTTTTGGCGGAGGGAAGTACATCTCGTTTGAGGAGCGCCAGTGGCACCAACCCTGCTTCACCTGCACAGagtgctctgtctctctggtggggGCAGGCTTCTTCCCCAATGGAGAGCAGATCCTGTGTCGCGACTGCAACACCAATAGCAATCtatag